From the Anguilla anguilla isolate fAngAng1 chromosome 8, fAngAng1.pri, whole genome shotgun sequence genome, one window contains:
- the LOC118233315 gene encoding induced myeloid leukemia cell differentiation protein Mcl-1 homolog, translated as MNLSAMNRATTSVVSLLSPYGQNGGSENGIYSCTIYQHGASRTPMVSPKLQMEDELDNWSDEVESHQTVAKPVKNGQKNRLKLESHFLTSGNEDGSLPSSPDSPSDCVKLAVGYNRLDCETRELLGHFFRIYTGLSQPGRSRSKALSTLTRVVNDVIGKHQIAYNGMIQKLSLDQREDDMSFVTTVAENLFSDGTTNWGRVASLVAFGAMICKRLKENGRDRCVDTVADQISSYLLANKQDWLLSNKGWDGFVEFFHVEDPESVVRNALMAFAGVAGIGAGLAFLIR; from the exons ATGAATCTGTCTGCGATGAACCGCGCTACGACGAGTGTCGTTAGCCTTCTCTCCCCTTATGGTCAAAATGGAGGCTCTGAGAATGGCATTTACTCCTGCACCATTTACCAGCATGGGGCCTCTAGAACGCCTATGGTCTCACCAAAACTGCAAATGGAGGACGAACTGGATAACTGGTCGGATGAGGTGGAGAGTCACCAAACGGTCGCCAAGCCTGTAAAAAATGGACAGAAGAATAGATTAAAGTTGGAAAGTCACTTCCTAACGAGTGGCAACGAGGACGGGTCCCTGCCATCTTCACCGGACTCGCCGTCGGACTGCGTGAAATTGGCTGTTGGCTATAACCGACTGGACTGCGAAACACGGGAACTACTTGGACATTTCTTTCGGATTTACACCGGACTCAGTCAGCCCGGGCGGAGCAGGAGCAAGGCTTTGTCGACGCTTACGCGAGTTGTGAACGATGTCATTGGAAAACATCAGATCGCTTACAATG GCATGATCCAGAAGCTGTCTCTGGACCAGAGGGAGGATGACATGAGCTTTGTTACCACGGTGGCGGAGAACCTCTTCAGCGACGGCACCACCAACTGGGGCCGCGTGGCGAGCCTGGTGGCGTTCGGTGCCATGATCTGCAAGCGGCTGAAGGAGAATGGGCGCGACCGGTGCGTGGACACCGTCGCCGACCAGATCTCCTCTTACCTCCTCGCCAACAAGCAGGACTGGTTGCTAAGCAACAAAGGATGG GATGGATTTGTGGAGTTCTTCCACGTGGAGGACCCCGAGTCGGTGGTGCGGAACGCGCTCATGGCGTTCGCGGGCGTGGCCGGCATAGGGGCGGGGCTCGCCTTCCTGATCCGGTGA